Proteins encoded by one window of Musa acuminata AAA Group cultivar baxijiao chromosome BXJ2-9, Cavendish_Baxijiao_AAA, whole genome shotgun sequence:
- the LOC135622425 gene encoding uncharacterized protein LOC135622425, with amino-acid sequence MTEPPFVSRERLLKHQQYFQHVHKHTYLKGRFDKITSVAIPLALTVSSLALIGRGIYNMSHGIGKKA; translated from the exons ATGACAGAACCACCTTTTGTGTCCCGGGAAAGGCTTCTGAAGCATCAGCAGTATTTTCAGCATGTTCATAAGCATACATACTTGAAAGGACGTTTCGATAAAATAACATCTGTTGCTATCCCCCTTGCACTGACAGTCTCTAGCTTGGCACTCATC GGACGTGGGATCTACAACATGTCTCATGGGATCGGTAAGAAGGCCTGA
- the LOC135622424 gene encoding very-long-chain aldehyde decarbonylase GL1-11-like isoform X2: MAPLLESVWQKKSNTAEAQEKCIVRLILYHVCVNLPVMLVSYPIFRWMGLRSSQPLPHWSVVLSQIIFYFILEDFVFYWGHRLLHTKWLYKHVHSVHHEYATPFGLTSEYAHPAEILFLGFATVVGPALTGPHLFTLWLWVILRVLETVDAHSGYDFPWSPSNFLPLYGGAHFHDYHHRVLYTKSGNYSSTFVYMDWLFGTDKGYRKLKALEEEEGSSKKL, translated from the exons ATGGCGCCGCTGCTCGAATCCGTTTGGCAG AAAAAGAGTAACACTGCAGAAGCTCAAGAGAAATGCATTGTTCGGCTAATCCTGTATCATGTATGTGTGAACCTACCAGTGATGCTCGTCTCCTATCCCATCTTCAGGTGGATGGGCTTGAGAAGCAGTCAGCCATTGCCACACTG GTCTGTTGTCCTATCTCAAATAATCTTCTACTTCATCTTGGAAGATTTTGTGTTCTATTGGGGCCACAGGTTACTGCACACGAAATGGCTCTACAAGCATGTCCATAGTGTTCACCATGA ATATGCTACGCCTTTCGGATTGACTTCTGAGTATGCCCATCCTGCCGAGATATTATTCCTAGGCTTTGCTACGGTGGTCGGTCCAGCTCTCACTGGCCCTCACCTGTTCACCTTATGGTTGTGGGTGATACTGAGGGTCTTGGAGACGGTTGATGCTCATAGTGGATATGATTTCCCTTGGAGCCCCTCAAATTTTTTGCCTCTCTATGGAGG TGCTCATTTCCATGACTACCACCATCGCGTGCTTTATACGAAGTCAGGGAACTACTCATCGACCTTTGTCTACATGGACTG GTTGTTCGGCACCGATAAAGGTTATCGGAAGCTAAAGGctctggaggaagaggaaggaagcagCAAGAAGCTGTAA
- the LOC135622423 gene encoding tropinone reductase homolog At5g06060-like: MEGGDQKCDDNQAVGRWTLVGTTALVTGGTKGIGHAIVEELARFGAAVHTCSRNEAELNECLQQWRALNLKITGSVCDVSSDVEREKLMQTVNSVFHGKLHILVNNAGTVIWKPVVEQTPEDYRRIISTNLDSAFHLSQLAHPLLKASGRGCIVNISSIAGFVAIDSASVYAATKGALNQLTRSLACEWAKDNIRVNCVAPAYIRTPLIQTVMLSEDEEFVAREARRVSLGRLGAPEEVAAVVAFLCLPASGYVDGQVIIVDGGRTVNGNN; this comes from the exons atGGAGGGTGGCGACCAGAAGTGCGACGATAACCAAGCGGTGGGGAGATGGACTCTTGTAGGAACAACAGCTTTGGTCACCGGAGGCACTAAAGGAATCGG ACATGCCATAGTAGAAGAACTAGCTAGATTTGGTGCAGCCGTCCATACCTGCTCTCGAAACGAAGCAGAGCTGAACGAGTGCTTGCAACAATGGAGAGCTTTGAACCTCAAGATCACCGGCTCCGTCTGCGACGTCTCATCTGACGTCGAGAGGGAGAAACTGATGCAGACTGTGAACTCCGTCTTCCATGGAAAGCTCCATATCTTG GTAAACAATGCCGGGACGGTGATTTGGAAACCGGTGGTGGAGCAGACCCCAGAGGACTACAGACGTATCATTAGCACCAACTTGGACTCTGCCTTCCATCTGAGCCAGCTTGCCCATCCTCTTCTCAAGGCGTCAGGAAGAGGCTGCATCGTCAACATCTCCTCCATCGCTGGCTTCGTCGCCATCGATTCTGCATCCGTCTATGCAGCAACTAAAG GAGCACTGAACCAGCTGACGAGGAGCCTTGCTTGCGAGTGGGCAAAGGACAACATTCGAGTTAACTGCGTCGCTCCCGCGTACATCAGAACTCCACTCATTCAGACCGTAATG CTATCCGAAGACGAAGAGTTCGTAGCGAGGGAGGCTCGTCGCGTTTCTCTGGGGCGGCTGGGTGCGCCAGAAGAGGTGGCGGCCGTGGTGGCTTTCCTCTGCCTCCCCGCTTCTGGCTACGTCGATGGCCAAGTCATCATCGTGGATGGAGGTCGGACTGTGAACGGCAACAATTGA
- the LOC135622424 gene encoding very-long-chain aldehyde decarbonylase GL1-8-like isoform X1, translating to MAPLLESVWQYLITHFSEFQLATIGTFLIHESVFFLSGLPSIYFDRSGLFSEYKIQKKSNTAEAQEKCIVRLILYHVCVNLPVMLVSYPIFRWMGLRSSQPLPHWSVVLSQIIFYFILEDFVFYWGHRLLHTKWLYKHVHSVHHEYATPFGLTSEYAHPAEILFLGFATVVGPALTGPHLFTLWLWVILRVLETVDAHSGYDFPWSPSNFLPLYGGAHFHDYHHRVLYTKSGNYSSTFVYMDWLFGTDKGYRKLKALEEEEGSSKKL from the exons ATGGCGCCGCTGCTCGAATCCGTTTGGCAG TACCTAATCACACATTTCAGTGAATTTCAATTGGCTACCATTGGCACGTTCTTGATACATGAGAGTGTGTTTTTCTTGTCTGGACTTCCATCTATATACTTCGATAGGTCAGGGCTTTTCAGTGAATACAAGATTCAG AAAAAGAGTAACACTGCAGAAGCTCAAGAGAAATGCATTGTTCGGCTAATCCTGTATCATGTATGTGTGAACCTACCAGTGATGCTCGTCTCCTATCCCATCTTCAGGTGGATGGGCTTGAGAAGCAGTCAGCCATTGCCACACTG GTCTGTTGTCCTATCTCAAATAATCTTCTACTTCATCTTGGAAGATTTTGTGTTCTATTGGGGCCACAGGTTACTGCACACGAAATGGCTCTACAAGCATGTCCATAGTGTTCACCATGA ATATGCTACGCCTTTCGGATTGACTTCTGAGTATGCCCATCCTGCCGAGATATTATTCCTAGGCTTTGCTACGGTGGTCGGTCCAGCTCTCACTGGCCCTCACCTGTTCACCTTATGGTTGTGGGTGATACTGAGGGTCTTGGAGACGGTTGATGCTCATAGTGGATATGATTTCCCTTGGAGCCCCTCAAATTTTTTGCCTCTCTATGGAGG TGCTCATTTCCATGACTACCACCATCGCGTGCTTTATACGAAGTCAGGGAACTACTCATCGACCTTTGTCTACATGGACTG GTTGTTCGGCACCGATAAAGGTTATCGGAAGCTAAAGGctctggaggaagaggaaggaagcagCAAGAAGCTGTAA